The following are encoded together in the Pseudomonas sediminis genome:
- the ngg gene encoding N-acetylglutaminylglutamine synthetase yields MRSTAFNQRLLRGQTPSYERLQARLAEDHTSQPSQPQAIHCGWGRLLIGHTYPDASELAESLLGEQPGERDIALYVAAPHQVLAHAPQQLFLDPSDTLRLWFTDYRPARRSFRGFRIRRAQNDADWQAINCLYQTRGMLPIDPAKLTPYTEGGPTYWLAEDEDSGAVIGSVMGLNHQRAFRDPENGSSLWCLAVDPQCSRPGVGEVLVRHLIEHGMSRGLSYLDLSVLHDNKQAKKLYAKLGFRELQTFSLKRKNGINQPLFLGPGPQAELNPYARIIVDEALRRGIEVQVDDAEAGLFTLSHGGRRIRCRESLCDLTSAVSMTLCQDKHLTHRALSRADLSVPAQRLAASAEDNATFLAEHGSVVVKPVDGEQGQGVAVDLRTPGEVQEAIERARVFDQRVLLESYHEGHDLRVLVIGYEVVAAAIRRPAEIIGDGRHSIGELIDAQSRRRQAATGGESRIPKDAETLRTLHGAGLDYDSVLPAGERLAVRKTANLHTGGTLEDVTAILHPTLRDAAIKAARALEIPVVGLDLLVPAADQPEYVFIEANERAGLANHEPQPTAERFVDLLFPLSQVSS; encoded by the coding sequence ATGCGCTCCACTGCCTTCAACCAACGCCTGCTACGCGGCCAGACACCCTCCTACGAACGCCTACAGGCCCGTCTGGCCGAGGATCACACTAGCCAGCCCAGCCAACCGCAGGCCATTCATTGCGGCTGGGGCCGCCTGCTGATCGGCCATACCTACCCCGACGCCAGCGAGCTGGCCGAGTCGCTACTGGGAGAGCAGCCAGGCGAGCGCGATATCGCGCTGTATGTGGCTGCACCGCACCAGGTGCTAGCCCATGCGCCACAGCAACTGTTCCTCGACCCCTCCGACACGCTGCGCCTGTGGTTCACCGACTACCGCCCGGCGCGTCGCAGCTTCCGTGGTTTTCGTATTCGCCGGGCGCAGAACGATGCCGACTGGCAGGCCATCAATTGCCTGTACCAGACCCGCGGCATGCTGCCGATCGACCCGGCCAAGCTCACGCCTTACACCGAGGGCGGCCCGACCTACTGGCTGGCCGAGGACGAAGACAGCGGCGCGGTGATCGGCAGTGTTATGGGCCTCAACCACCAGCGCGCCTTCCGTGACCCGGAAAACGGCAGCAGCCTGTGGTGCCTGGCCGTCGACCCGCAATGCAGCCGCCCCGGTGTCGGCGAGGTACTTGTACGTCATCTGATCGAGCACGGCATGAGCCGTGGCCTGAGCTACCTCGACCTGTCGGTGCTGCACGATAACAAGCAGGCCAAGAAGCTCTACGCCAAGCTCGGCTTCCGTGAGCTGCAGACCTTCAGCCTCAAGCGCAAGAACGGCATCAACCAGCCGCTGTTCCTCGGCCCCGGCCCGCAGGCCGAGCTCAACCCCTACGCGCGGATCATCGTCGACGAGGCGCTGCGCCGCGGCATCGAGGTGCAGGTGGACGACGCCGAGGCTGGGCTGTTCACCCTCAGTCACGGTGGCCGACGCATCCGCTGCCGCGAGTCGCTGTGCGATCTGACCAGCGCCGTGAGCATGACCCTGTGCCAGGACAAGCACCTGACTCACCGTGCCCTGTCGCGCGCCGACCTCAGCGTGCCAGCCCAGCGCCTGGCCGCCAGCGCCGAAGACAACGCCACTTTTCTCGCCGAGCATGGATCGGTCGTGGTCAAACCAGTCGATGGCGAACAAGGCCAGGGCGTGGCCGTGGACCTGCGTACGCCGGGCGAGGTACAGGAAGCCATCGAACGCGCCCGGGTGTTCGATCAGCGCGTGCTGCTGGAGAGTTATCACGAAGGTCACGACCTGCGCGTACTGGTAATCGGCTACGAGGTGGTGGCAGCGGCGATCCGCCGTCCGGCCGAAATCATTGGCGATGGCCGCCACAGCATCGGCGAGCTGATCGATGCGCAAAGCCGTCGCCGCCAGGCCGCCACCGGTGGCGAAAGCCGCATCCCCAAGGACGCCGAAACCCTGCGCACCCTGCATGGCGCCGGCCTCGACTACGACAGTGTGCTGCCCGCCGGCGAGCGCCTGGCCGTGCGCAAGACCGCCAACCTGCATACCGGCGGCACTCTGGAAGACGTCACCGCGATCCTCCATCCGACCCTGCGCGACGCCGCCATCAAGGCCGCGCGCGCCCTGGAAATCCCCGTGGTTGGCCTCGACCTGCTGGTGCCCGCCGCTGATCAGCCGGAGTACGTATTCATCGAAGCCAACGAGCGCGCCGGCCTGGCCAACCATGAGCCGCAGCCGACCGCCGAGCGCTTCGTCGACCTGCTGTTCCCGCTTAGCCAGGTATCGAGCTGA
- a CDS encoding N-acetylglutaminylglutamine amidotransferase, with translation MCGIAGELRFDRRPADLAAVERITHHLAPRGPDAHGFHSQGPIALGHRRLKIMDLAEASGQPMIDSDLGLSMVFNGAIYNYPELRGELEALGYRFFSGGDTEVLLKGYHAWGEKLLPKLNGMFAFAVWERDKQNLFIARDRLGVKPLYLSRTGERLRFASSLPALLQGGDIAKTLDAVALNHYLNFHAVVPAPRTILAGVEKLPPATWMRVDADGKVEQHTWWTLQFGPQGEEVNFGFEEWRDRTLQTMREAVEIRQRAAVDVGVLLSGGVDSSMLVGLLREAGVENLLTFSIGFQDAGGERGDEFQYSDLIAQHFGTRHHQLRIGEHEILEQLPQAFRAMSEPMVSHDCIAFYLLSREVAKHCKVVQSGQGADELFAGYHWYPQVDGAKDAFAAYRAAFFDREHDEYAACVQPAWLTGDMAGEFVREHFAMPGADAAVDKALRLDSTVMLVDDPVKRVDNMTMAWGLEARTPFLDYRVAELSARIPAKFKLPEGGKYVLKEAARKVIPSAVIDRPKGYFPVPGLKHLEGATLGWVRDLLLDPSQDRGLFNPTMLDQLLTNPQSQLTPLRGSKLWQLAALNLWLSEQGL, from the coding sequence ATGTGCGGAATAGCTGGAGAACTTCGTTTTGATCGACGCCCCGCGGACCTGGCGGCAGTCGAACGCATCACCCACCACCTGGCCCCTCGCGGCCCCGACGCCCATGGCTTTCATAGCCAGGGCCCCATCGCCCTGGGCCATCGCCGGCTGAAGATCATGGATCTGGCCGAAGCCTCGGGCCAGCCGATGATCGACAGCGATCTCGGCCTGTCCATGGTGTTCAACGGCGCCATCTATAACTACCCCGAGCTGCGCGGCGAGCTGGAAGCGCTGGGCTATCGCTTCTTCTCCGGCGGCGACACCGAGGTGCTGCTCAAGGGCTATCACGCCTGGGGCGAAAAACTGCTGCCCAAGCTCAATGGCATGTTCGCCTTCGCCGTCTGGGAGCGTGACAAGCAGAACCTGTTCATCGCCCGCGACCGCCTCGGCGTCAAACCGCTTTATCTCTCGCGCACTGGTGAGCGCCTGCGCTTCGCCTCGTCGCTGCCAGCCCTGCTGCAGGGTGGCGACATCGCCAAGACGCTGGATGCCGTCGCCCTCAACCACTATTTGAACTTCCATGCCGTGGTACCCGCGCCGCGCACCATTCTGGCGGGCGTGGAGAAACTGCCGCCAGCCACCTGGATGCGTGTCGATGCCGACGGCAAGGTCGAGCAGCACACCTGGTGGACACTGCAGTTCGGCCCGCAAGGCGAGGAAGTGAACTTCGGTTTTGAAGAATGGCGCGACCGCACACTGCAGACCATGCGCGAAGCGGTGGAGATTCGTCAGCGCGCTGCGGTAGACGTCGGCGTACTGCTCTCCGGTGGCGTCGATTCGAGCATGCTGGTCGGCCTGCTGCGCGAAGCTGGTGTGGAGAACCTGCTGACCTTCTCCATCGGCTTCCAGGATGCCGGCGGCGAACGTGGCGACGAATTCCAGTATTCGGACCTGATCGCCCAGCATTTTGGCACCCGCCATCATCAATTGCGCATTGGCGAGCACGAGATTCTCGAGCAGCTGCCGCAGGCCTTCCGCGCCATGAGCGAGCCAATGGTCAGCCATGATTGCATCGCCTTCTACCTGCTTTCGCGCGAAGTCGCCAAGCACTGCAAGGTGGTACAGAGCGGCCAAGGCGCTGACGAACTGTTCGCCGGCTACCACTGGTATCCGCAAGTCGATGGCGCCAAGGATGCTTTCGCCGCCTACCGCGCTGCTTTCTTCGACCGTGAGCACGACGAATACGCGGCCTGCGTGCAGCCCGCCTGGCTGACCGGCGACATGGCTGGCGAGTTCGTTCGCGAGCACTTCGCCATGCCCGGCGCCGATGCAGCAGTGGACAAGGCCCTGCGCCTGGACAGCACGGTGATGCTGGTCGACGACCCGGTCAAACGCGTGGACAACATGACCATGGCCTGGGGCCTGGAAGCGCGCACGCCGTTCCTCGACTATCGCGTGGCCGAGCTGTCGGCGCGCATTCCCGCGAAGTTCAAGCTGCCGGAAGGCGGCAAGTACGTGCTCAAGGAAGCCGCGCGCAAGGTCATCCCCAGCGCGGTGATCGACCGGCCCAAAGGCTACTTCCCCGTGCCAGGGCTCAAGCACCTGGAGGGCGCCACCCTCGGTTGGGTGCGCGACCTGCTGCTCGACCCCAGCCAGGATCGTGGCCTGTTCAACCCGACCATGCTCGATCAGTTGCTGACCAACCCGCAAAGCCAGCTCACGCCGCTGCGCGGGTCCAAGCTATGGCAACTGGCAGCGCTCAATCTGTGGTTGAGCGAACAGGGTCTGTAA
- a CDS encoding MarR family winged helix-turn-helix transcriptional regulator → MSDKKVPVEIDLSSVMAFEMPLFQALRRLQQAGEVHAKRLARFGGLTPMQLMILQVLASEARLTASVLSSRVSLTAATLSGMLDRLEERGLLQRQRDDQDRRRQWLLISDAGRELIQQAPSLMPPEFNQRFAALTDWERHSLTAALLRAAELCGEME, encoded by the coding sequence ATGAGCGATAAAAAAGTTCCTGTTGAAATAGATTTGTCATCTGTCATGGCCTTCGAGATGCCCCTGTTTCAGGCGCTGCGGCGCTTGCAGCAGGCGGGGGAGGTGCACGCCAAGCGCCTGGCCCGCTTCGGTGGGCTGACGCCCATGCAGTTGATGATCCTGCAGGTGCTGGCCAGTGAAGCGCGCCTGACCGCCAGCGTGCTCAGCAGCCGCGTTAGCCTGACTGCTGCGACGCTGTCAGGCATGCTCGATCGCTTGGAAGAGCGTGGTCTGTTGCAGCGCCAGCGCGATGATCAGGATCGCCGGCGCCAGTGGCTGTTGATCAGCGATGCGGGCCGTGAGCTAATCCAGCAGGCACCTTCGTTGATGCCACCGGAATTCAATCAGCGTTTTGCCGCGCTGACCGATTGGGAGCGCCACAGCCTCACGGCCGCGCTGCTGCGCGCCGCCGAACTGTGCGGAGAGATGGAATAA
- a CDS encoding AraC family transcriptional regulator, with protein MKASRVRLGDLSVGFTQALADALREQGQRPEPLLEQFGLDSARLSEPRARLSIPRFMRLGHSAIALCNNPALGLDMGRHSRLSQIGLAGICAAQAPDLREAARTLTRFEPLYAANYRGRSGFSEDARGAWLHFYSISPYNAYNRFVVDSVLAGWQSNLSQVVDRPIIADKVEIEFPPPDYSERYEPLFGCPVEFASGANRLRLSSETLALRNPQHCPGTWRHLLELCERELDQLTRTRSLREQVIQLLGPLLHGHEPDLQEVARSLHLPSWTLRRKLAEEGTQFRAILNDTRRDLATAYIRDTELAFGEIAYLLGFASAEAFQRAFKRWLGQTPGDYRRTQRRASGAAQSSVASSTSGIS; from the coding sequence ATGAAGGCATCACGCGTTCGCCTTGGCGATCTCTCCGTCGGCTTCACCCAGGCATTGGCCGACGCACTGCGCGAACAGGGCCAGCGCCCCGAACCGTTGCTCGAACAGTTCGGTCTGGATTCAGCACGCCTGAGCGAGCCGCGCGCGCGCCTGTCGATCCCGCGCTTCATGCGCCTTGGCCACAGCGCCATTGCCCTGTGCAACAACCCGGCCCTGGGCCTGGACATGGGCCGCCACAGCCGACTGAGCCAGATTGGCCTGGCCGGCATCTGCGCCGCGCAGGCGCCTGATCTGCGCGAAGCGGCACGCACGCTGACGCGCTTCGAGCCGCTGTACGCCGCCAACTATCGCGGCCGTTCGGGCTTCAGCGAGGATGCCCGCGGCGCCTGGCTGCATTTCTACTCGATCAGCCCCTACAACGCCTACAACCGCTTCGTGGTGGATTCGGTGCTGGCCGGCTGGCAGAGCAACCTGAGCCAGGTGGTCGACCGCCCCATCATCGCGGACAAGGTTGAAATCGAATTTCCGCCACCCGACTATAGCGAGCGTTACGAGCCCCTGTTCGGCTGCCCGGTGGAATTTGCCAGCGGCGCCAACCGCCTGCGCCTGAGCAGCGAAACCCTGGCCCTGCGCAATCCACAGCATTGCCCTGGCACCTGGCGGCACCTGCTGGAGCTGTGTGAACGAGAGCTTGATCAGCTGACCCGCACGCGCAGCCTGCGCGAACAGGTCATCCAGCTGCTGGGGCCCTTGCTGCACGGCCATGAGCCGGATCTGCAGGAAGTGGCGCGCAGCCTGCACCTGCCGAGCTGGACGTTGCGGCGCAAGCTGGCCGAGGAAGGCACGCAGTTTCGCGCCATCCTCAACGACACCCGCCGCGACCTGGCCACGGCCTATATCCGTGACACCGAGCTGGCCTTTGGCGAGATCGCGTACCTGCTCGGCTTCGCCTCGGCCGAAGCCTTCCAGCGCGCCTTCAAGCGCTGGCTCGGGCAAACACCCGGCGACTACCGCCGCACACAGCGCAGGGCCAGCGGCGCAGCTCAAAGTTCGGTGGCGTCGTCCACATCGGGCATATCCTGA
- a CDS encoding carbon-nitrogen hydrolase family protein — MRLLITLLLAFALLAGLGSYAQWIEQRPSSHYLSDLRSQVALDIGEPGPRGNLLGIQPELFAADYQSLARLRLKLAAYLDHARERGMLNARTVVVLPEHIGTWLLAVGEKEELYRATERHQAMHWLAATNPLDFLGALLGAADDARLDDAMLRTKAKSMARDYQQLFGALARDYQITLVAGSIVLPEPHIEQGRLEIGRGPLYNVSLVFDRAGNPLGQPQRHAFSAGALTTETNGAVQVLETPAGRLGVLLGGDMQQLRQATTAGDETIELLAMPSDLDSQADDAELGEQLQTHGIRAGLKVHLRGRLWERSGQSQALAFDAGRSERGASERGAQLINLWL, encoded by the coding sequence ATGCGCCTACTGATCACCCTTCTGCTCGCGTTCGCACTGCTGGCCGGCCTTGGCAGCTACGCCCAGTGGATCGAGCAGCGTCCCAGCAGCCACTACCTGTCCGACCTGCGCAGCCAGGTCGCGCTGGATATCGGCGAGCCCGGCCCGCGCGGTAACCTGCTGGGCATCCAGCCGGAGCTGTTCGCAGCGGACTACCAGAGCCTCGCCCGCCTGCGCCTGAAACTGGCGGCCTACCTCGATCACGCCCGCGAGCGGGGCATGCTCAACGCGCGCACCGTCGTCGTGCTGCCGGAACATATCGGCACCTGGCTGCTCGCCGTTGGCGAGAAAGAAGAACTCTATCGTGCCACCGAGCGCCACCAGGCCATGCACTGGCTGGCGGCAACCAATCCGCTGGATTTTCTCGGCGCACTGCTGGGCGCCGCAGACGACGCGCGCCTGGACGATGCCATGCTGCGAACCAAGGCCAAGAGCATGGCGCGTGACTATCAGCAACTGTTTGGCGCTCTGGCTCGCGATTACCAGATCACCCTGGTGGCGGGTTCCATCGTTCTGCCCGAGCCTCATATAGAACAGGGGCGTCTCGAGATCGGCCGCGGGCCGCTGTACAACGTCAGCCTGGTCTTCGACCGGGCCGGCAACCCGCTCGGCCAGCCACAACGCCACGCTTTCAGTGCAGGCGCACTGACGACCGAAACAAACGGCGCCGTGCAGGTGCTGGAGACCCCGGCAGGTCGCCTCGGCGTGCTACTCGGCGGTGACATGCAGCAGTTGCGCCAGGCAACGACGGCTGGCGACGAGACCATCGAGCTCTTGGCAATGCCCAGCGATCTGGACAGCCAGGCGGACGACGCCGAGCTTGGCGAACAACTGCAGACCCATGGCATTCGCGCCGGGCTGAAAGTCCATCTGCGCGGCCGATTGTGGGAGCGTAGCGGTCAGTCCCAGGCGCTCGCCTTCGATGCCGGTCGCAGCGAACGCGGCGCCAGCGAGCGTGGCGCGCAACTGATCAATCTATGGTTATGA